The genomic interval GATCAGGCATAATCCGCTTGCGGAGGATGCCGAAACGGTTGATGTCGGCGGAGCCGTTGTCATACCGGGTTTTTGCGACAGCCACACTCACCCCGTTTTTTCCGGCGCCAGGATCAGTGATTTTGCGCTGCGCACCGCCGGGGCGGACTATGCTGCGGTAAAAGCGGGCGGCGGAGGAATAATTTCCAGCGTGAAAGGCGTGCGCGAATCTTCGGAGAGCGCGCTTAAAAAGAAACTTCTGGCACGCGCCGAGAAATTCCTTATGGCCGGTACCACCACTATTGAGGCAAAGAGCGGGTACGGCCTGTCAAAAGAGTCTGAAATCAAAAGCCTGCGCGCGATCCGCCATGCGGCGGCGGAATGTCCGCTTGGCATGGTGCCGACCTTGCTTGCCGCCCACAGCCTGCCGCCGGAATTTTCCGACGCGGACAGTTATGTAAGCCACATCATGGCCGAAATAATACCCGCGGTCGGCGCGGAAAAACTGGCTGTTTTCGCGGATATTTTCTGCGAGCGCGGGTTCTTTACCCCGGCGCATGTGCGCGAGCTGATGGCTTGCGCCAAAGCGCATGGCCTTAAACCGAAGGTTCACGCCGAACAGTTCACGCACTGCGGGGGCCTGGAGGCGGCCGCGGACTGCGGGGCGGTTTCCGCCGATCACGCCGATCTGGCTGACAGCCGCGATATCGGGCTGCTGAAATCGTCCGGCACGGTGGCGACGCTGCTGCCGGCTTCAAATCATTTTCTTGGGCTGTCGAAATTTCCGCCCGCCCGCGCGCTTATTGACGGCGGAGCCGCGGTGGCTCTTGCCACCGATTTCAATCCCGGCACTTCGCCCTGCTGGAATATGCAGTTTGTGCTGAGCCTCGCCTGCACGCACATGGGCATGACCCCGGAGGAAGCGCTGTGCGCGGCCACCGTCAATGGCGCGTGCGCCATGGGGTTGAGCGGAACAGCCGGCCGCATCGAGGTCGGCCTGCCTGCTGATTTCGCGGTTATGGATGTGGACGACTATCGCGAGCTCTGCTATTATTTCGGCGACAATATGTGCGTGATGACGGTCAAAAACGGCGAGTCGGTCTACATTTCCGGTTAATTCCGCTGTTTCCATGATACCGAGCCCGCCGCAACTCAGGTTCCGGCGGGCTCGCTGTTATATGACCGGACGCGATTTCCTCCGGCAATCAGAAGGGGGTTTTAGATTACGCGATAAAATGATATAAATACATATAATATATTCCGAGAACAGGCCTGAAATATGATAAAAGTGGTACTTTTCGACGTGGACGGCACTCTGGTCAAGGCCGGCGGGTGTGGCCGCCGCGCGCTTAACCGGGCTTTGCGCAGGCTGTACGGCAAACGCGATATCTGCTCCGATCATATTCTTGCCGGCAGCACCGACCGGGACAATTTCACAAAATCGTTCATTTCCGCTGTGGGCGCAAAGCCGAAAGCGAGTGACCTGAAGCTCATTGAAAAGACCTATCTGGCATTGCTGCCCGCCGAAGTGAATGCCGCGGTCCGCGAACGGCGGTATGAAAAAATTGCCGGGGTGGAAAAACTGCTTGCAAATCTTTCCCGCCGCAAAAACGTGCTGGTGGGGCTGGGAACCGGGAACGTGGAACATGGAGCGCGGCTGAAGCTGGAGCCGTCCGGGCTTTGGCCTCATTTTAAATTCGGCGGGTATGGCTGCGATGGCCTTGAGCGGGTGGCTGTGCTGAAAACCGGGGTAAGGCGCGCGGAGAAGGTTTTGGGGATGAAGGTCAAACCGTCACAGGTTTTCATTGTCGGCGACACGGAAAAAGACGTGGTGGCGGGCAAGCAGGCCGGATACCATACCGGAGCGGTCATTAACGGCTATGGCTGCGCGGAAACGGTTATCCGCAGCGCGCCGGAACTGCTCGCCGAGGATTTTTCTGAAACGGAATATTGGCTCATGTGGCTGGGGCTTGTGGCTTCGGGCCAGAAAGTGGAACGGGGCTGCTTCATGTTTCCCAATTCCGCAATTGACCATGTTCAGCACGGCCGGACCGGCGACCATGCGCCGCAGGCTGACAGACTGTGTTGCGCCCGGCCGGCGGCAAAAAACCGGGCGAAAGGCAAAAAGTGATAAAAGTAAAGAAGAACTGGCCGCGCGGTTTTTTTGACAAGGTGTTTTACGAGCCTTCGTCGGTTTGCGCGCGCAAGAGGGCCGGCCTCGAGGCGGAATTTTTCGCGCGGGCGCTTGGCCTCAAACGCGGCATGAGCGTGCTGGACGTGGCGTGCGGACAGGGCCGGCACTCCGTTCTGCTTGCCGGGAAAGGGCTGGCCGTGACCGGCGTGGATGTGACCCGCGCCTATCTGGATGACGCGCGGGCATACGCAAAACGCGAAGGCGTGAATGCGCGGTTTGTCAGAACTGACATGCGCAAACTGGCTTATAGCGGCGAGTTTGACGGCGCGCTGTGCGCGTTCACCAGTTTCGGCTATTTCGACCGCAAAACCAATTTTGACGTGCTCAAGCGCATTTTTCGCGCGCTCAAGCCGGGCGGCAGGTTTGTGATTGATGTGATAAGCCGGGAATATCTCGAGCGGTATATGGAGCCGCGGGACTGGTTCGAGATGCCGGAGGGCGGGTTTCTGCTAGAGGAACATGAATTCGACGCGCGCGCGGGCCGGGTAAGAACCCGCATGGTCAGGATTTTGGAGAACGGCAGGATTATGGATCGCGCGTTCGGGCATATTGTGTACGGCGCCGAAGAACTTAAGGCGCTGCTTTTGAAAGCGGGGTTTGAGCCGCTGAAAAGCTGGAAATCATTTACGCCGGATGCGCCGGTGAAAAACCGGGCGATAGTGCTTGTGCGCAGGCCGGACAAATCAGTTTAAAACAAACGGAGGTTCGAGCTATGGGTAAAACAGTGGAATGCGTGCCAAATTTCAGTGAAGGGCGGGATTTGAACAAGATTAACGCTATCGTGGACGAAGCGCGGGCCGTGCCGGGCGTTGTGGTGCTGGACGTGGAAAAAGACGCCGATCACAACCGCACCGTGCTTACGTTCGTCGCTCCTGAGGAGAACGCGGTGGAGGCGATGTTCCGGGTGGTGAAAAAATCGGCCGAACTGATAGACCTCAACCGGCATCAGGGCGAGCATCCTCGGATGGGCGCGACCGACGTGGCTCCGTTTATTCCGGTTATGGGTACCACGGTCGAGCAGTGTGTCAGGCTGGCGGAAACTTTGGCGGAACGGATCGGGCGCGAACTGGAGATCCCCGCGTATCTTTATGACTGCGCGGCCCGCGTGCCGGAGCGCAGGAATCTGGCTGCGATCCGCAAAGGACAGTTTGAGGGCTTGCGCGAGCTGATAGGCAAGGACCCGGCCCGCACGCCGGATTTCGGGCCCGACCGTATTCATCCGACCGCGGGCGCGATTGCCGTGGGCGCGCGCCGGCAGATAGTCAATTTCAACGTCAATCTCGACACCGCCGACATGGAATTCGGCGCGTATCTGGCCAGGAAAATCCGCACTTCCGGCGGCGGCCTGCCCGCGCTGCGCGCAAAAGAGATATTCCTTGAAACGCGCGGCATCGTGCAGATATCCACCGTGCTTACGGATTACCATACCACGTCCGTGGAGCGGGCGCTTGAGGAAATCCGCCGGGAGCTTGCTCCCAGGGGCATAAAGATTGTCAGCACCGAACTGATCGGCCTGACCACGCAGGACGCGCTTGTCCGGTACACCGCCGAAAGCCTTAAACTGGAAAATTTCGACGCCAAAACGCAGATTCTGGAAACGCGGCTGGCGGAAATGCTCGGGACATGGCAGTCGGGCGCGAATGTTCTGGTGGAGGCGCTTGCCGCCGACACCCCGACTCCCGGCGGCGGTTCGGCCGGCGCGGTTTCGGCGGCTATGGGTT from Elusimicrobiaceae bacterium carries:
- the hutI gene encoding imidazolonepropionase, whose protein sequence is IRHNPLAEDAETVDVGGAVVIPGFCDSHTHPVFSGARISDFALRTAGADYAAVKAGGGGIISSVKGVRESSESALKKKLLARAEKFLMAGTTTIEAKSGYGLSKESEIKSLRAIRHAAAECPLGMVPTLLAAHSLPPEFSDADSYVSHIMAEIIPAVGAEKLAVFADIFCERGFFTPAHVRELMACAKAHGLKPKVHAEQFTHCGGLEAAADCGAVSADHADLADSRDIGLLKSSGTVATLLPASNHFLGLSKFPPARALIDGGAAVALATDFNPGTSPCWNMQFVLSLACTHMGMTPEEALCAATVNGACAMGLSGTAGRIEVGLPADFAVMDVDDYRELCYYFGDNMCVMTVKNGESVYISG
- a CDS encoding HAD hydrolase-like protein, producing the protein MIKVVLFDVDGTLVKAGGCGRRALNRALRRLYGKRDICSDHILAGSTDRDNFTKSFISAVGAKPKASDLKLIEKTYLALLPAEVNAAVRERRYEKIAGVEKLLANLSRRKNVLVGLGTGNVEHGARLKLEPSGLWPHFKFGGYGCDGLERVAVLKTGVRRAEKVLGMKVKPSQVFIVGDTEKDVVAGKQAGYHTGAVINGYGCAETVIRSAPELLAEDFSETEYWLMWLGLVASGQKVERGCFMFPNSAIDHVQHGRTGDHAPQADRLCCARPAAKNRAKGKK
- a CDS encoding class I SAM-dependent methyltransferase; this encodes MIKVKKNWPRGFFDKVFYEPSSVCARKRAGLEAEFFARALGLKRGMSVLDVACGQGRHSVLLAGKGLAVTGVDVTRAYLDDARAYAKREGVNARFVRTDMRKLAYSGEFDGALCAFTSFGYFDRKTNFDVLKRIFRALKPGGRFVIDVISREYLERYMEPRDWFEMPEGGFLLEEHEFDARAGRVRTRMVRILENGRIMDRAFGHIVYGAEELKALLLKAGFEPLKSWKSFTPDAPVKNRAIVLVRRPDKSV
- the ftcD gene encoding glutamate formimidoyltransferase, which gives rise to MGKTVECVPNFSEGRDLNKINAIVDEARAVPGVVVLDVEKDADHNRTVLTFVAPEENAVEAMFRVVKKSAELIDLNRHQGEHPRMGATDVAPFIPVMGTTVEQCVRLAETLAERIGRELEIPAYLYDCAARVPERRNLAAIRKGQFEGLRELIGKDPARTPDFGPDRIHPTAGAIAVGARRQIVNFNVNLDTADMEFGAYLARKIRTSGGGLPALRAKEIFLETRGIVQISTVLTDYHTTSVERALEEIRRELAPRGIKIVSTELIGLTTQDALVRYTAESLKLENFDAKTQILETRLAEMLGTWQSGANVLVEALAADTPTPGGGSAGAVSAAMGCALLMMAAAVSARSKKVDESHKPALNKAVAELKADKAVLQGCISEDSRAYDLFTEAAALPKGSPERTQAMQSALRYAAEVPLKTAQTAHRCLAILREIEPKLSPNVASDFRSAGFLLDAGIKCAVENVHINMAMIKDETVVSGLSAALDGLRN